From Desulfocurvus vexinensis DSM 17965, a single genomic window includes:
- a CDS encoding two-component system sensor histidine kinase NtrB — translation MSTFLAAVVDGLEEDILLLDRDGRVVDVNRTMYARLGRAKAEVVGRHCSELEGGDFCRRPRGRCPYQETLVTGRKAEAVHSQVGPDGRVQFVRVYTYPLNDEAGRTTHVVEMRRDITARTFTEQRLQQAQKMAAIGELSTYIAHEIRNPLFAIGGFAQALLRRTDLADEVRQKVAIIMEESRRLDAILRSILNYARPSDTRAEAVDVNLVVGETVQLMTIGCEPEGIRLVTDLAPDLARAKGVAELLKQCLVNMLKNSMEAMAGRGGTITVRTAMSGAMVLVQVRDQGTGIPDAIKDKIFNPFFSTKDTGSGLGLAMIRKIVEEAGGSVELESKLGHGTVVTLLLPPALAVDSGPLDETVRPA, via the coding sequence ATGAGCACCTTCCTGGCCGCCGTGGTGGACGGCCTGGAGGAGGACATCCTGCTTTTGGACCGCGACGGGCGCGTGGTGGACGTGAACCGCACCATGTACGCCCGCCTGGGCCGGGCCAAGGCCGAGGTGGTCGGGCGGCATTGCAGCGAGCTGGAGGGCGGCGACTTCTGCCGCAGGCCGCGCGGGCGTTGCCCCTACCAGGAGACCCTGGTCACCGGGCGCAAGGCCGAGGCCGTGCATTCCCAGGTCGGGCCCGACGGGCGCGTGCAGTTCGTGCGCGTCTATACCTATCCGCTCAACGACGAGGCCGGGCGCACCACCCACGTGGTGGAGATGCGCCGCGACATCACCGCGCGCACCTTCACCGAGCAGCGCCTGCAACAGGCCCAGAAAATGGCCGCCATCGGCGAGCTGTCCACCTACATCGCCCACGAGATCAGGAACCCGCTGTTCGCCATCGGCGGGTTCGCCCAGGCGCTGCTGCGCCGCACCGACCTGGCCGACGAGGTCCGCCAGAAGGTGGCCATCATCATGGAGGAATCGCGGCGGCTGGACGCCATCCTGCGCAGCATCCTCAACTACGCCCGGCCCTCGGACACCCGCGCCGAGGCCGTGGACGTGAACCTCGTGGTCGGCGAGACGGTGCAGCTCATGACCATCGGCTGCGAGCCCGAGGGCATCCGGCTGGTCACGGACCTGGCGCCCGACCTGGCCCGGGCCAAGGGCGTGGCCGAGCTGCTCAAGCAGTGCCTGGTCAACATGCTCAAGAACTCCATGGAGGCCATGGCCGGGCGCGGCGGCACCATCACCGTGCGCACGGCCATGAGCGGGGCCATGGTCCTGGTGCAGGTGCGCGACCAGGGCACGGGCATCCCCGACGCCATCAAGGACAAGATCTTCAACCCCTTCTTCAGCACCAAGGACACCGGCTCCGGCCTGGGCCTGGCCATGATCCGCAAGATCGTGGAGGAGGCCGGGGGCAGCGTGGAGCTGGAAAGCAAGCTCGGCCACGGCACGGTGGTCACCCTGCTGCTGCCCCCGGCCCTGGCCGTGGACAGCGGCCCCCTGGACGAGACCGTCCGCCCCGCGTAG